In a single window of the Streptomyces sp. HUAS ZL42 genome:
- a CDS encoding universal stress protein: protein MERVIIVGVDRSARSRAAADWAAREALRRRLPLRVMHVAPPGGADPAEQWPYDPETVADRVVAELVARHPSLTVRSVRLAGTAGPLLSSVTDHAEIVVLGLRGEGGAAGVAVGSTASHVAGTSACPLVLVPGTLARPEPPGRAGLVTVGIDARDPADGALAFAFEAARLHRVRLHAVHAWRLPAEANALPFAVPEEDRARWEDQEVQLLSDALRPWRGKYPDVDVLEDVVLLSPAQALAHASGGSELVVIGRHAAAVAHDLLQHAQCPVAVVPS from the coding sequence ATGGAACGCGTGATCATTGTCGGCGTGGATCGTTCCGCTCGCAGCCGCGCCGCGGCCGACTGGGCCGCGCGCGAGGCACTGCGGCGGCGGCTTCCCCTGCGGGTGATGCACGTGGCGCCGCCCGGCGGTGCGGATCCGGCCGAGCAGTGGCCGTACGATCCGGAGACCGTGGCGGACCGCGTGGTGGCCGAGCTCGTTGCGCGGCACCCCTCGTTGACGGTGCGGAGCGTGCGTCTCGCCGGGACGGCCGGGCCCCTGCTGAGCTCGGTCACCGACCATGCGGAGATCGTCGTCCTCGGCCTGCGGGGCGAGGGCGGAGCCGCCGGAGTCGCGGTGGGGTCGACCGCCTCCCACGTCGCCGGCACGTCGGCCTGCCCGCTGGTGCTGGTGCCCGGGACGCTCGCCCGCCCCGAGCCGCCCGGCAGGGCCGGCCTGGTCACGGTCGGCATCGACGCGCGTGACCCCGCCGACGGGGCGCTCGCATTCGCCTTCGAAGCGGCTCGTCTGCACCGCGTGCGGCTGCACGCCGTACACGCCTGGCGGCTGCCCGCCGAGGCGAACGCACTGCCCTTCGCGGTGCCGGAGGAGGACCGCGCCCGCTGGGAGGACCAGGAGGTGCAGCTGCTGTCCGACGCGCTGCGCCCGTGGCGGGGGAAGTACCCGGACGTCGACGTGCTCGAGGACGTCGTGCTGCTCAGCCCCGCGCAGGCCCTCGCCCATGCCTCGGGCGGCTCCGAGCTGGTCGTGATCGGCCGGCACGCCGCGGCCGTCGCGCACGACCTGCTGCAGCATGCCCAGTGCCCGGTCGCCGTCGTACCGTCCTGA
- a CDS encoding CbtA family protein has product MNSATVRNLLVRGMLAGLAAGLLALVVAYFLGEPRVDAAIAFEEAHAHEHGGAEPVSRLMQSTAGLSTGVLVYGVAFGGIAALAYCFALGRIGRFGPRASALLLATAGLVAVYVVPFLKYPANPPAVGDPDTIGKRTTLYFLMVVLSVLLAVATVILGKRLAPRLGNWNATLAAGAFFVLAVGLAYAFLPSFNEVPEHFPGTLLWQFRLAALAVQVTLWTSFGLVFGLLAERELVPRPAKAAAEGSASTRATPVTH; this is encoded by the coding sequence ATGAATTCGGCAACTGTCCGCAACCTTCTGGTGCGTGGCATGCTCGCGGGACTCGCCGCGGGCCTGCTCGCCCTCGTCGTCGCCTACTTCCTCGGTGAACCGCGCGTCGACGCGGCCATCGCCTTCGAGGAGGCACACGCGCACGAGCACGGCGGCGCGGAGCCCGTCAGCCGTCTGATGCAGTCCACCGCGGGCCTGTCCACCGGTGTGCTCGTCTACGGCGTCGCGTTCGGCGGTATCGCCGCCCTCGCGTACTGCTTCGCACTCGGCCGGATCGGCCGCTTCGGGCCGCGCGCGAGCGCGCTGCTCCTGGCGACGGCCGGCCTGGTCGCCGTGTACGTCGTGCCGTTCCTGAAGTACCCGGCCAACCCACCCGCCGTCGGTGACCCCGACACGATCGGCAAGCGCACCACCCTGTACTTCCTGATGGTGGTGCTGAGCGTGCTGCTCGCCGTGGCCACCGTGATCCTGGGCAAGCGCCTCGCGCCACGCCTGGGCAACTGGAACGCGACGCTCGCCGCGGGCGCGTTCTTCGTCCTGGCCGTCGGGCTGGCATACGCCTTCCTGCCGTCCTTCAACGAGGTCCCGGAGCACTTCCCGGGCACCCTGCTGTGGCAGTTCCGCCTGGCGGCGCTCGCCGTCCAGGTGACCCTGTGGACCTCCTTCGGGCTGGTCTTCGGACTACTGGCGGAGCGGGAGCTGGTACCACGGCCCGCCAAGGCGGCCGCCGAGGGGAGCGCGAGCACTCGGGCAACTCCGGTGACGCACTGA
- a CDS encoding histidine phosphatase family protein translates to MTSRVMLISPAISEALREARFDDGCPLDATGLRLARAAAGSVGAAERAWSSPTVRCRETAEALGLDAVEAPELAALDVGRWRGATLAEVGAREPEALAAWLADPASAPHGGESVRALCERVAAWLDEAASAAGRIVAVTEPEVVRAAVLRGLGAPEASFWRADVPPLTAVELSGRSGRWNVRIGRPLGG, encoded by the coding sequence ATGACAAGCCGAGTGATGTTGATCTCACCGGCGATCAGCGAGGCGCTGCGGGAGGCCCGCTTCGACGACGGCTGCCCGCTCGACGCGACGGGGCTGCGCCTCGCTCGGGCCGCCGCCGGCTCGGTGGGGGCTGCGGAGCGGGCCTGGTCCTCGCCCACCGTGCGCTGCCGGGAGACGGCCGAGGCGCTGGGCCTCGACGCCGTGGAGGCACCGGAGTTGGCGGCACTGGACGTGGGCCGCTGGCGCGGCGCGACGCTGGCGGAGGTGGGGGCGCGCGAGCCCGAGGCGCTCGCCGCATGGCTGGCGGATCCCGCGTCGGCGCCGCACGGCGGGGAGTCCGTGCGGGCGCTGTGCGAGCGGGTGGCGGCCTGGCTGGACGAGGCCGCGTCGGCGGCGGGCCGGATCGTCGCCGTGACCGAGCCCGAGGTCGTGCGCGCGGCGGTGCTCCGCGGCCTCGGCGCCCCTGAGGCGTCGTTCTGGCGAGCGGACGTCCCACCACTGACGGCTGTCGAACTGAGCGGCAGGTCGGGGCGCTGGAACGTACGGATCGGACGGCCCCTGGGCGGCTGA
- a CDS encoding four-helix bundle copper-binding protein translates to MTPTTSQQELFRFLEDRFACAQACTECARACALRASLLDPDGTEEQELVRRKGIMCAEVCDATCRVLSEQTQLDENGIRVQLEWCRTVCLECAHVFDEHPGAETSAAACRACAQACTDFIGTLV, encoded by the coding sequence GTGACACCGACGACATCCCAGCAGGAGCTGTTCCGGTTCCTGGAGGACCGCTTCGCCTGCGCCCAGGCGTGTACGGAGTGCGCGCGGGCGTGCGCGCTGCGCGCGAGTCTCCTGGATCCGGACGGGACCGAAGAACAGGAACTCGTGCGACGCAAGGGCATCATGTGCGCTGAGGTCTGCGACGCCACCTGCCGCGTACTGTCCGAGCAGACCCAGCTGGACGAGAACGGCATCCGCGTCCAGCTGGAGTGGTGCCGCACCGTCTGCCTGGAATGCGCTCACGTGTTCGATGAACATCCGGGCGCGGAGACGAGTGCGGCCGCGTGCAGGGCATGTGCACAGGCCTGCACGGACTTCATCGGCACGCTGGTCTGA
- a CDS encoding DUF6479 family protein produces the protein MSTASMQLAEASGLLSLAMFGVAVAVLVLLGGGFWLGYRVKLRESPRPRPEEQPHLPPEGPVHEVRENREPDEVPKVPKGGRPLTPYELTNMQTRPSTSKRRPRWSKGTSGSFGGGGIGGH, from the coding sequence ATGAGTACCGCATCCATGCAGCTGGCCGAGGCGAGCGGTCTGCTCAGTCTCGCGATGTTCGGCGTTGCCGTGGCCGTCCTGGTCCTCCTGGGCGGCGGCTTCTGGCTGGGGTACCGCGTCAAGCTGCGCGAGTCGCCCCGGCCGCGTCCGGAGGAGCAACCCCATCTGCCCCCGGAAGGCCCTGTGCACGAGGTCCGGGAGAACCGCGAGCCGGACGAGGTACCCAAGGTGCCCAAGGGGGGTCGCCCCCTCACCCCCTATGAACTGACCAACATGCAGACACGGCCGAGCACGTCGAAGCGGCGGCCGCGCTGGAGCAAGGGAACCAGCGGCTCGTTCGGCGGCGGTGGCATCGGTGGCCACTGA
- a CDS encoding NUDIX domain-containing protein: MTVQVTSERPEPRQVAALLVNRRGQYLLHLRDAHKPICDPGAWSLPGGAGEGSETLAQAIARELLEETGLTVEGLVPYTVADDNIQVFLGSWDGDPSRLPVTEGIMFAFFDAATTAQLTMAPWAAEVIARHQADGTVTPPGPARNGGRTVPNVIGAHLYLERDGKILLGLRHPDSPFAPLQHHFLAGHCEYESAVACLVREAREEAGLVVDADDVEFVHAVHLLDAPGTQPRMQLVFRARSWQGEPRVLEPDKCVGWDWWPADALPEPTVAYTRAAIEGIRKGRPYTEMGWA; encoded by the coding sequence GTGACTGTTCAGGTGACGAGCGAACGCCCCGAACCGCGTCAGGTGGCCGCCCTTCTGGTCAACCGTCGCGGCCAGTACCTGCTGCATCTGCGCGACGCGCACAAGCCCATCTGCGACCCCGGTGCGTGGTCGCTTCCAGGAGGCGCCGGCGAGGGATCCGAGACCCTCGCCCAGGCGATCGCACGCGAGCTGCTGGAGGAGACCGGCCTCACCGTCGAGGGCCTGGTGCCCTACACGGTCGCCGACGACAACATCCAGGTCTTCCTCGGGTCGTGGGACGGCGATCCCTCTCGCCTGCCGGTGACCGAGGGCATCATGTTCGCCTTCTTCGACGCCGCGACCACCGCGCAGCTGACGATGGCGCCGTGGGCTGCTGAGGTCATCGCCCGCCACCAGGCCGACGGCACGGTGACGCCACCGGGGCCGGCGCGCAACGGCGGTCGGACCGTCCCGAACGTCATCGGCGCGCACCTCTATCTGGAGCGCGACGGGAAGATCCTTCTCGGGCTGCGCCACCCCGACTCGCCGTTCGCGCCCCTGCAGCACCACTTCCTGGCGGGTCACTGCGAGTACGAGTCCGCGGTCGCCTGCCTGGTCCGGGAGGCCCGCGAGGAGGCCGGCCTGGTCGTCGACGCCGACGACGTCGAGTTCGTGCATGCCGTCCATCTGCTCGACGCGCCCGGTACGCAGCCGCGCATGCAGCTCGTGTTCCGGGCCCGCAGCTGGCAGGGCGAACCCCGGGTGCTGGAGCCGGACAAGTGCGTGGGCTGGGACTGGTGGCCTGCGGACGCGTTGCCGGAGCCGACCGTGGCGTACACGCGGGCCGCGATCGAGGGGATCAGGAAAGGGCGTCCGTACACCGAGATGGGGTGGGCCTGA
- a CDS encoding oxygenase MpaB family protein, protein MTADHTGDPGLFGPGSVTWQMHGDPMMWVAGVRALYLQALHPRAVRGVMQNSDFRRDAWGRLMRTANFVGTATYGTTRAAERAGARVRKIHSMLSATDPDTGERYGVDEPELLLWVHCAEIDSYVHVLRRSGYPLTDAQADRYIAEHRVSARLVGLDPDTVPADRAEMDAYFEKVRPELAAGPEAREVDDFLLRPPTHPLLVPAREVLWRRVAHLAYASLPSYAHELYGRPAPRPATITRQLRATGTLLRCIPARLRWQLPPKHILRAMARLGPDARPAPYKVGR, encoded by the coding sequence ATGACGGCCGACCACACGGGTGACCCGGGGCTGTTCGGCCCGGGCTCGGTGACCTGGCAGATGCACGGCGACCCGATGATGTGGGTCGCCGGCGTCCGCGCGCTCTACCTCCAGGCGCTGCATCCGCGTGCGGTGCGCGGGGTCATGCAGAACAGCGACTTCCGGCGTGACGCCTGGGGGCGGCTGATGCGCACGGCCAACTTCGTCGGCACCGCGACGTACGGCACCACCCGGGCCGCCGAGCGGGCGGGCGCCCGGGTCCGGAAGATCCACAGCATGCTGTCGGCGACCGATCCGGACACCGGGGAGCGGTACGGGGTCGACGAACCGGAGCTGCTGCTGTGGGTCCACTGCGCCGAGATCGACTCGTACGTGCACGTGCTGCGCCGCTCCGGATACCCGCTCACCGACGCACAGGCCGACCGCTACATCGCCGAACACCGCGTCAGCGCCCGCCTGGTGGGCCTCGACCCCGACACCGTCCCCGCCGACCGGGCCGAGATGGACGCCTACTTCGAGAAGGTCCGCCCCGAACTGGCTGCCGGTCCCGAGGCACGCGAAGTGGACGACTTCCTGCTCCGCCCTCCGACGCATCCGTTGCTCGTCCCGGCGCGCGAGGTGCTGTGGCGGCGCGTGGCGCATCTGGCGTACGCCTCCCTGCCGTCGTACGCCCACGAGCTGTACGGCAGACCGGCCCCCCGACCCGCCACCATCACCCGGCAGTTGCGTGCCACGGGCACCCTGCTGCGCTGCATCCCCGCACGTCTGCGCTGGCAACTCCCGCCCAAACACATCCTGCGCGCGATGGCACGACTCGGCCCGGACGCCCGTCCGGCACCGTACAAAGTCGGGAGATAA
- a CDS encoding universal stress protein, producing the protein MLRPVIAGVDGSAESLAAAEWAAREAVRRGRPLHLLHAWNWHPRQDGEPATAAQRHLARRVLRQAEERIHRTCPGVTLDDEQVEGPATAALLRAAEQADVLVLGSRGLSGFTGFLVGSVALGVVARAPRPVVLVRAGEEAADEHVPAADGKASTRTGYRDVVLGLDLGDPADEVIEFAFEAAGARDARLRVVHAWQPPSPLSPLALGPGEIVLVEGPQRVKEWQGFMNAVLQTWREKHPGVEVVETVIEGRPSSPLIRAASGASLLVVGRRTTERPAGPRTGPVAHAVIHHADCPVAVVPHD; encoded by the coding sequence ATGCTTCGTCCCGTGATCGCCGGAGTCGACGGATCGGCGGAGAGCCTCGCTGCCGCCGAGTGGGCTGCCCGCGAGGCGGTCCGCCGCGGCCGGCCCCTGCATCTGCTGCATGCCTGGAACTGGCACCCGCGTCAGGACGGCGAGCCGGCGACCGCGGCCCAGCGGCATCTGGCACGGCGTGTCCTGCGCCAGGCCGAGGAGCGCATCCACCGCACCTGCCCGGGCGTCACCCTCGACGACGAGCAGGTCGAGGGCCCCGCGACCGCGGCCCTGCTGCGCGCGGCCGAGCAGGCCGACGTACTGGTGCTGGGATCACGCGGGCTCAGCGGTTTCACCGGGTTCCTGGTGGGCTCTGTCGCGCTCGGTGTGGTGGCCCGGGCCCCCCGCCCCGTCGTCCTGGTGCGGGCGGGCGAGGAGGCCGCGGACGAACATGTACCGGCGGCCGACGGCAAGGCCTCCACGCGGACCGGATACCGGGACGTGGTGCTGGGCCTCGACCTCGGCGACCCGGCCGACGAGGTGATCGAGTTCGCCTTCGAGGCAGCCGGGGCGCGGGACGCCCGCCTGAGGGTCGTGCACGCCTGGCAGCCGCCCTCACCGTTGTCCCCGCTCGCGCTGGGACCCGGCGAGATCGTTCTCGTGGAGGGTCCGCAGCGTGTCAAGGAGTGGCAGGGTTTCATGAACGCCGTCCTTCAGACGTGGCGCGAGAAGCATCCCGGCGTCGAGGTCGTGGAGACCGTCATCGAGGGCCGGCCCTCCTCCCCGCTCATCAGGGCCGCGTCCGGGGCAAGCCTGCTCGTCGTCGGCCGCCGTACGACCGAACGCCCGGCGGGCCCGCGCACCGGCCCGGTCGCCCACGCCGTCATCCATCACGCCGACTGCCCCGTCGCCGTCGTACCGCACGACTGA
- a CDS encoding CbtB-domain containing protein, giving the protein MAQSALQPSAGPTAVPAKLPLGAIVPWAVFFGILMLVLLYFVGAEQGATSVMSGENVHEWVHDARHLLGFPCH; this is encoded by the coding sequence ATGGCGCAGTCCGCTCTCCAGCCGAGCGCTGGTCCCACCGCCGTACCGGCCAAGCTGCCGCTCGGCGCGATCGTCCCCTGGGCGGTCTTCTTCGGCATCCTGATGCTGGTCCTGCTCTACTTCGTCGGCGCCGAACAGGGTGCCACCTCCGTCATGTCCGGAGAGAACGTCCACGAGTGGGTGCACGACGCACGCCACCTGCTCGGCTTCCCCTGCCACTGA
- a CDS encoding tetratricopeptide repeat protein has product MGDSRLIQGRYRLLELIGRGGMGEVWRARDESLGRRVAVKCLKPLGPQHDQAFTRVLRERFRREARVAAALQHRGVTVVHDFGESDGVLFLVMELLDGRNLSQLLEDNQHHPLPVGDVVEIADQVAAALAYTHRQGIVHRDLKPANIMRLTDGTVKICDFGIARLGHDIGFSSRLTGTGIAMGTPHYMSPEQISGSEVDQRSDLYSLGCVLYEIATGVPPFDLDDPWAILIGHRDTPPRPPSSHRGELPVYLEKIILDLLAKRPEERPHDGRELCRRIGLGRTTPAYVPTVVTPQPDFRPPEPAAREPRLPSWTRGMTTGHKATGAGLIGTPPDAGAGLTGEWIPRPFTGRVRASAVPDGPPAPPPQTLTALTGRHNAGLSLGRLGRWTEAGEVHRAVAAEREHLLGPDHPDTLASRYEVAFSLSRTGRAADALREYKHVAAARIRVLGPDHPDTLSTRQEMAYVLGQLGRHIDAHQVYVSVLAARERTTGPDHADTLRCRHNLAFNLSRLGRLEESYRMACEVAAARARVLGPGHPDTLVTRYEVAYALGQLGRWQEALQTYCEVAEARAQVLGPDHADTLAARYEIGISLGRLGRSAEALQLYRDLIDDRTRVHGPAHPETLRARHGLGVNLGRLGRWEEALAESRDVCAIRERVLGPDHPDTLVSRREVAVGLGWLGRWADALTEYRRVATARERVLGADHPDTLASRNDEAHCLEQLGRGAEAVELYRRVAVLRQQQAPGGR; this is encoded by the coding sequence ATGGGGGACAGCAGACTGATCCAGGGCCGGTACCGGCTGCTCGAGCTGATCGGGCGCGGCGGTATGGGCGAGGTGTGGCGGGCGCGCGACGAGTCGCTCGGACGGCGCGTCGCCGTGAAGTGCCTCAAGCCGCTGGGCCCGCAACACGACCAGGCGTTCACCCGGGTCCTGCGGGAGCGGTTCCGCCGTGAGGCCCGGGTGGCCGCGGCGCTCCAGCACCGCGGGGTGACCGTGGTCCACGACTTCGGTGAGTCCGACGGCGTGCTTTTCCTGGTCATGGAGCTGCTGGACGGACGCAACCTCAGTCAGCTCCTGGAGGACAACCAGCACCATCCGCTGCCCGTCGGCGATGTCGTCGAGATCGCCGACCAGGTCGCCGCGGCCCTCGCGTACACGCACCGGCAGGGCATCGTGCACCGCGATCTGAAGCCCGCGAACATCATGCGGCTGACCGACGGCACGGTGAAGATCTGCGACTTCGGCATCGCCCGCCTCGGGCACGACATCGGCTTCTCCTCCCGCCTGACCGGCACCGGAATCGCGATGGGCACCCCGCACTACATGTCGCCGGAGCAGATCAGCGGCTCCGAGGTCGACCAGCGCAGCGACCTCTACTCGCTCGGCTGCGTGCTGTACGAGATCGCCACGGGCGTCCCGCCCTTCGACCTCGACGACCCATGGGCGATCCTCATCGGCCACCGGGACACCCCGCCCCGGCCGCCGAGCAGCCACCGGGGCGAACTCCCGGTCTACCTCGAGAAGATCATCCTGGATCTGCTGGCCAAGCGCCCCGAGGAACGCCCGCACGACGGGCGGGAACTGTGCCGCCGCATCGGCCTGGGCCGTACGACACCCGCGTACGTGCCCACCGTCGTCACGCCCCAGCCGGACTTCCGGCCGCCGGAGCCCGCCGCCCGCGAGCCGCGCCTGCCGTCCTGGACCCGGGGCATGACCACCGGCCACAAAGCGACCGGTGCCGGCCTCATCGGCACGCCGCCGGACGCCGGGGCCGGCCTCACCGGCGAGTGGATCCCACGCCCCTTCACGGGCCGGGTCCGGGCGTCCGCCGTACCGGACGGACCGCCCGCCCCGCCCCCGCAGACCCTGACGGCCCTTACCGGACGCCACAACGCGGGCCTCAGCCTGGGGCGGCTCGGCCGCTGGACCGAGGCCGGCGAGGTGCACCGCGCGGTCGCCGCCGAACGCGAGCACCTCCTCGGCCCCGACCACCCCGACACCCTCGCCAGCCGCTACGAGGTCGCCTTCAGCCTCAGCCGCACCGGCCGCGCCGCCGACGCGCTGCGTGAGTACAAGCACGTCGCCGCCGCCAGGATCCGCGTGCTGGGCCCCGACCATCCGGACACGCTCTCCACCCGCCAGGAAATGGCCTACGTACTGGGGCAGTTGGGCCGGCACATCGACGCGCACCAGGTGTATGTGTCGGTGCTGGCCGCCCGGGAGCGCACCACGGGGCCCGACCACGCCGACACCCTGCGCTGCCGCCACAACCTCGCCTTCAACCTCAGCAGACTCGGCCGCCTGGAGGAGTCGTACCGCATGGCGTGCGAGGTGGCCGCCGCCCGTGCCAGGGTGCTCGGCCCCGGGCACCCCGACACCCTGGTCACCCGCTACGAGGTGGCCTACGCGCTCGGCCAGTTGGGCCGCTGGCAGGAGGCGCTGCAGACCTACTGCGAGGTCGCCGAGGCGCGCGCCCAGGTCCTGGGCCCCGACCACGCCGACACGCTGGCCGCCCGCTACGAGATCGGCATCAGCCTGGGCCGGCTCGGCCGCAGCGCGGAGGCGTTGCAGCTGTACCGCGACCTGATCGACGACCGCACCCGGGTCCACGGTCCCGCCCACCCCGAGACCCTGCGCGCCCGCCACGGCCTGGGCGTCAACCTGGGACGGCTGGGCCGCTGGGAGGAGGCGCTCGCCGAGTCCCGCGACGTGTGCGCGATCCGCGAGCGCGTCCTGGGCCCGGACCACCCGGACACCCTGGTCAGCCGACGCGAGGTCGCGGTCGGCCTGGGCTGGCTGGGGCGCTGGGCGGACGCGCTGACGGAGTACCGGCGGGTCGCGACGGCCCGCGAGCGCGTCCTCGGGGCGGACCACCCGGACACCCTCGCCAGCCGCAACGACGAGGCGCACTGCCTGGAACAGCTCGGCCGGGGTGCGGAGGCGGTGGAGCTGTACCGGAGGGTCGCGGTACTGAGGCAGCAGCAGGCGCCGGGCGGGCGCTGA
- a CDS encoding acyl-CoA dehydrogenase family protein: protein MHLDYTPEQQRLRTELRAYFAELVPNNAYTRHAEPAAQKRFYRETIRRLGTDAWLGVGWPKEYGGRGLTAMEQFIFFDEAAQAGVPLPLMALNTVGPTIMQYGTDEQKAYFLPRILSGEIDFAIGYSEPEAGTDLASLKTRAVRDGDEYVVNGQKIWTTNGDTADWVWLAVRTDPDAPPHKGITMLLVPTTEPGYSCTLINTLASHDTTASYYENIRVPVSRRVGAENQGWRLITNQLNHERVTLAAHGTMAIRALHDVQRWAMETKLADGRRVVDLPWVRRRLARTHTRLDALKLLNWRMVNAVQNGTLTPQDASAVKVYGSEARRDAYAWLLEIVAVPGALQEGSAGAVLHGELERGYRSAVIFTFGGGNNEIQREIISWIGLGMPRVRR, encoded by the coding sequence GTGCATCTCGACTACACGCCCGAGCAGCAGCGGCTGCGCACCGAACTGCGCGCCTACTTCGCCGAGTTGGTGCCGAACAACGCCTACACCCGGCACGCGGAGCCGGCCGCCCAGAAGCGGTTCTACCGCGAGACCATCCGCAGGCTCGGCACGGACGCCTGGCTCGGCGTGGGCTGGCCGAAGGAGTACGGCGGACGCGGTCTGACCGCGATGGAGCAGTTCATCTTCTTCGACGAGGCCGCCCAGGCAGGCGTCCCGCTGCCGCTGATGGCGCTGAACACGGTCGGCCCGACGATCATGCAGTACGGCACGGACGAGCAGAAGGCCTACTTCCTGCCCCGGATCCTCTCCGGCGAGATCGACTTCGCGATCGGCTACAGCGAGCCCGAGGCGGGCACCGACCTCGCGTCCCTGAAGACGCGCGCGGTGCGTGACGGCGACGAGTACGTCGTCAACGGGCAGAAGATCTGGACCACCAACGGCGACACCGCGGACTGGGTGTGGCTGGCCGTCCGCACCGACCCGGACGCCCCGCCACACAAGGGCATCACCATGCTCCTCGTCCCGACCACCGAACCCGGTTACTCCTGCACCCTCATCAACACCCTGGCCTCGCACGACACCACGGCCAGCTACTACGAGAACATCCGCGTCCCCGTGTCCCGCCGCGTCGGCGCGGAGAACCAGGGCTGGCGGCTGATCACCAACCAGCTCAACCACGAACGCGTCACCCTCGCCGCGCACGGCACCATGGCCATCCGCGCCCTGCACGACGTCCAGCGCTGGGCGATGGAGACCAAGCTCGCCGACGGCCGCCGCGTCGTGGACCTCCCCTGGGTGCGCCGCCGGCTCGCCCGGACCCACACCAGGCTCGACGCGCTCAAGCTCCTCAACTGGCGGATGGTGAACGCCGTCCAGAACGGCACCCTCACCCCGCAGGACGCCTCCGCGGTCAAGGTGTACGGCTCCGAGGCGCGCCGCGACGCCTACGCCTGGCTCCTGGAGATCGTGGCCGTCCCGGGCGCGCTGCAGGAGGGCTCGGCGGGTGCCGTGCTCCACGGCGAGCTGGAGCGCGGCTACCGCTCGGCGGTGATCTTCACCTTCGGCGGCGGGAACAACGAGATCCAGCGGGAGATCATCTCGTGGATCGGTCTGGGGATGCCGCGGGTACGGCGTTAG